In Candidatus Syntrophoarchaeum caldarius, the following are encoded in one genomic region:
- a CDS encoding 50S ribosomal protein L44: MKMPKKIKRHCPYCKKHTVHEVIRVKKKKASSLTHIARQKKRQTGIGNSGKFSKVPGGDKPTKRIELKYLCSECSKAHTRPCFRASKFELVEY; encoded by the coding sequence ATGAAGATGCCAAAGAAAATTAAACGGCACTGTCCATACTGCAAAAAGCACACCGTACATGAGGTTATCCGTGTAAAAAAGAAGAAGGCATCCTCATTGACGCATATCGCAAGGCAAAAGAAGCGACAAACAGGTATAGGTAACTCAGGTAAGTTCTCAAAGGTACCTGGTGGAGATAAACCGACAAAACGGATTGAACTGAAATATCTCTGCAGCGAATGTTCAAAAGCTCACACAAGGCCGTGTTTCAGAGCATCGAAATTTGAACTTGTGGAATACTGA
- a CDS encoding diphthine synthase has product MLTFVGLGLYSAKDITVRGFEAVKSADIVYFEEYTSSLGGCDRLTLEEVFGRKIYPLSREEIENEPEKILLHATSYNVLLLTGGDPMIATTHVDLRLRAYDRGIRTNIIHAPSIFTVVPGITGLSSYKFGKTATISFPYRDKAESISDLPYDTIKQNRSHGLHTLLLLDITHERQMTIKDALEILETLETRHGEGLMKDLIFVGIARAGSEDMVVKAGGMKTLMEFDFGTPLHVLVAVGDLHFMEEEALCKFAGLERDL; this is encoded by the coding sequence ATGCTCACATTTGTGGGACTCGGGCTGTACAGTGCAAAGGATATTACAGTGAGGGGTTTCGAGGCTGTAAAATCTGCGGATATCGTCTATTTTGAAGAGTACACATCCTCGCTTGGCGGTTGTGACAGATTGACGCTTGAAGAAGTCTTTGGACGAAAGATTTACCCTCTGAGCCGAGAAGAGATCGAGAACGAACCAGAAAAGATTCTTCTGCACGCCACATCTTATAATGTGCTGCTTCTAACAGGGGGTGATCCGATGATAGCGACCACCCACGTGGATCTGCGCCTCAGGGCATACGACCGTGGAATAAGAACAAACATAATTCATGCGCCATCTATCTTCACGGTGGTCCCAGGAATTACAGGTTTGTCAAGTTATAAATTTGGAAAAACAGCAACAATATCATTTCCATACAGAGACAAGGCTGAATCGATCTCTGATCTTCCCTATGATACAATAAAACAGAACCGATCACACGGACTTCACACACTACTGCTTCTTGATATAACTCATGAGCGGCAGATGACGATCAAGGATGCACTTGAGATCCTCGAAACGCTTGAGACGAGACATGGAGAAGGGTTGATGAAAGACCTGATATTTGTAGGTATAGCAAGGGCAGGCTCAGAGGATATGGTGGTTAAGGCAGGGGGAATGAAAACGCTTATGGAGTTTGATTTTGGCACACCGCTTCACGTGCTTGTTGCAGTCGGCGACCTTCATTTCATGGAGGAGGAGGCGCTCTGTAAATTTGCAGGACTTGAGAGGGATCTTTGA
- a CDS encoding potassium transporter, whose protein sequence is MDIATIPIITTLTGLVGVIIAGVISFSILKKEKGSEKMVGIADAISEGAMAYLNRQYTTIGIIAVLLFLAIFFALNPETAIAFAAGSFLSALAGYIGMNISVRANVRTANAAMGGLKNALSIAFKGGAVTGLCVAGLSLAGVSILYYLYRDPVLVVGFGFGACLISLFARIGGGIYTKAADVGADLVGKVEAGIPEDDPRNPAVIADNVGDNVGDCAGMGADLFETYAVTVIGAMLLAHLLYPAAISEAYILYPLVLGAVAIIASIIGIFFVRLGRSENIMGALYKGLLTSGVLSAIGFYFVSSWIIPGTDGFNLFIATLIGLVIAVSLFVITEYYTSTAFSPVIKLAESAQSGSAVTIINGLALGFQVPLIPVLIICGGILGSYHLGGLYGIAIAAMGMISLTGMIIALDSYGPITDNAGGIAEMANLPEAVRKVTDALDAVGNTTKAVTKAFAIGSAGVAAITLFVAYVQELANVGATNLSFGLQEPLVVVGLLIGGLIPFLFTAKCLKAVGASSFMVVEEVRRQFREIDGIMEGTTRPDYARCVDLVTKSALREFVVPGSIAIASPILVGFILGPVALGGLLIGSIVTGLLLALHMSTAGAAWDNAKKYVEDGNLGGKGSDTHKATVVGDTVGDPYKDTAGPAINPLIKVMNTLAILIAGLIGSGLILL, encoded by the coding sequence ATGGATATCGCAACAATTCCAATAATTACTACACTTACAGGTTTAGTTGGGGTGATAATCGCAGGAGTCATATCGTTCAGCATCCTCAAAAAAGAGAAAGGTTCTGAGAAGATGGTCGGGATCGCTGATGCGATAAGCGAGGGTGCGATGGCATACCTCAATCGACAGTACACGACAATCGGTATAATCGCTGTTCTGCTCTTTTTGGCGATCTTTTTTGCGCTGAACCCAGAAACTGCGATCGCTTTTGCAGCAGGATCATTCCTTTCCGCCCTTGCAGGTTACATCGGTATGAACATCTCGGTCAGGGCGAATGTGCGAACAGCAAATGCTGCCATGGGTGGTTTGAAGAATGCACTCTCGATCGCATTCAAAGGAGGTGCAGTGACGGGTTTATGTGTTGCAGGACTTTCGCTGGCTGGTGTCAGCATATTGTATTATCTTTACCGTGATCCGGTACTTGTCGTTGGTTTCGGATTTGGAGCATGTCTGATCAGCTTGTTTGCCAGAATCGGTGGTGGAATTTATACCAAAGCCGCTGATGTCGGGGCGGATCTTGTTGGGAAGGTTGAAGCAGGGATTCCAGAGGATGATCCGCGAAATCCAGCTGTGATTGCTGATAATGTCGGTGATAATGTCGGTGACTGTGCTGGCATGGGGGCAGATCTATTTGAGACGTACGCAGTGACCGTGATCGGTGCTATGTTACTCGCTCATCTGCTTTATCCTGCTGCAATCTCTGAGGCGTATATTTTATATCCGCTCGTTCTTGGTGCGGTTGCGATCATTGCTTCGATAATCGGCATCTTCTTTGTGAGACTTGGTCGAAGCGAGAATATAATGGGCGCACTGTATAAAGGACTTCTAACATCAGGTGTGCTTTCTGCAATTGGATTTTATTTTGTCTCTTCATGGATTATTCCAGGTACAGATGGTTTCAATCTCTTTATTGCAACGCTGATTGGTCTTGTGATTGCAGTATCACTCTTTGTGATCACTGAGTACTACACTTCAACAGCATTCAGCCCTGTAATCAAGCTTGCCGAGTCTGCCCAGAGCGGTTCGGCGGTTACGATTATAAACGGGCTTGCACTCGGGTTTCAGGTGCCATTGATACCGGTCCTGATCATCTGTGGTGGGATACTCGGTTCATACCATCTTGGTGGACTTTATGGGATTGCTATCGCCGCAATGGGCATGATTTCTTTGACCGGTATGATCATTGCACTCGATTCATACGGCCCGATCACCGATAATGCAGGCGGTATCGCAGAGATGGCAAACCTTCCAGAGGCTGTTAGAAAGGTGACAGATGCACTTGATGCGGTTGGAAACACAACAAAAGCTGTTACAAAGGCATTCGCGATCGGTTCTGCGGGAGTTGCTGCGATAACACTCTTTGTCGCATACGTGCAGGAGCTTGCAAATGTTGGTGCAACCAACCTATCGTTTGGACTTCAGGAACCTCTTGTTGTTGTCGGGCTTCTCATTGGTGGACTTATACCATTTTTATTCACCGCAAAGTGTTTGAAAGCAGTTGGGGCCTCCTCATTCATGGTGGTGGAAGAGGTCAGACGCCAGTTCAGGGAGATAGACGGAATAATGGAGGGAACTACCAGGCCAGACTATGCACGGTGTGTTGATCTTGTGACAAAATCTGCACTCAGGGAATTTGTAGTGCCAGGCTCGATCGCGATCGCTTCGCCGATCCTTGTTGGATTCATACTTGGACCGGTGGCACTTGGGGGCCTGCTGATAGGCTCGATCGTTACAGGATTGCTTCTTGCGCTCCACATGTCCACCGCAGGTGCTGCCTGGGATAATGCAAAGAAATATGTTGAGGATGGCAATCTTGGTGGTAAGGGCTCAGATACACACAAAGCCACAGTCGTTGGCGATACGGTCGGTGATCCGTACAAGGATACGGCAGGTCCTGCCATAAATCCGCTGATAAAGGTTATGAACACGCTCGCTATACTTATAGCAGGTTTGATCGGATCGGGTTTAATTCTCCTGTGA
- a CDS encoding DNA-directed RNA polymerase subunit E' (overlaps another CDS with the same product name) — protein sequence MSEQACRECHRIFDRKERTTCVCGSSSLSNDWSGFVVIIDAKRSKIAEKLNITLPGHYALKVR from the coding sequence ATGAGTGAACAGGCATGTAGAGAATGTCACAGGATTTTTGACAGGAAAGAACGAACGACGTGTGTCTGTGGATCGTCATCGCTCAGCAATGACTGGTCGGGTTTTGTTGTGATCATCGATGCAAAGCGGTCAAAGATTGCAGAGAAACTGAATATCACTTTGCCAGGTCATTATGCGTTGAAGGTTCGCTGA
- a CDS encoding DNA ligase I, ATP-dependent (dnl1), which translates to MSDTRFLDFAKVCSRIEEISGSIAITEIVSDFFRRLDDEELSIVPHFIMGKVFAEWSPYEMGIGPGLLYDAVKQAFDTDKSEINKALRRTGDIGKAIEIFAANRRQQTLFAEDLTIKKVYASFVEIAKKVGPGSQKKKVRLLVDLFLQASPLEVRYLSRLVLEELRIGVGEGIVRDAIAKAFEVDVELVERALMLTNDPGIVATYARNYGNDGLKSIELFPGRPVKMMLAQVAAGIEDALANIQSPAIEWKFDGTRVQIHKDGDEIRIYSRKLENVTESIPEIVSVVKKKLSGDSFILDGEVIAIDDDGKPRPFQDILRRFRRKHRVEEMRNLIPLHLHVFDILYLDGKTLIDLPLSERREILEGIAVSDEAPIAKQYLCNDAGMIDRIYNEALHAGHEGIMVKNRDSRYTPGKRGKNWLKIKPLMETLDLVVVGGEWGEGKRANLIGSYRLACLDPARDRLLEIGRVGTGLTDEQLIEFTELFSDLILSETGSSIEFKPEIVFEVAYEEIQKSTKYDSGYALRFPRVLGLREDKSVADADTIERVEQLYNKKGC; encoded by the coding sequence ATGAGCGATACGCGTTTTCTTGATTTTGCAAAAGTTTGCAGCAGGATTGAGGAGATCTCAGGTTCGATTGCTATAACAGAGATTGTTTCAGACTTTTTCAGGAGGCTGGACGATGAAGAACTCTCAATTGTTCCCCATTTCATAATGGGAAAGGTCTTTGCGGAGTGGAGTCCATATGAGATGGGCATTGGTCCTGGACTCCTGTATGATGCTGTGAAACAGGCATTTGACACAGACAAAAGTGAGATAAACAAAGCACTCAGGCGTACAGGGGACATCGGGAAAGCCATTGAGATCTTCGCAGCCAACCGCCGTCAACAGACGCTATTTGCTGAAGATCTGACCATCAAAAAGGTATATGCCAGCTTTGTTGAGATAGCAAAAAAAGTAGGCCCCGGATCACAGAAAAAAAAGGTAAGGTTGCTTGTTGACCTATTCCTTCAGGCATCCCCACTCGAGGTACGATACCTTTCAAGGCTTGTTCTTGAAGAACTGAGGATAGGGGTAGGAGAGGGAATTGTGCGTGATGCGATTGCAAAAGCTTTTGAGGTTGATGTCGAGCTTGTTGAGCGCGCTCTGATGCTCACAAACGATCCTGGTATTGTTGCGACATATGCAAGAAACTACGGGAACGACGGTCTTAAATCGATTGAACTCTTTCCAGGCAGACCTGTTAAGATGATGCTTGCACAGGTTGCAGCGGGAATCGAGGATGCACTCGCAAATATTCAATCGCCCGCTATCGAGTGGAAATTTGATGGTACACGGGTTCAGATTCACAAAGATGGCGATGAGATAAGGATCTACTCGAGAAAGCTCGAGAATGTGACAGAATCTATACCAGAAATCGTATCTGTTGTGAAGAAAAAATTAAGTGGAGATAGCTTCATTCTCGACGGTGAAGTGATAGCAATCGACGATGATGGAAAGCCAAGACCCTTCCAGGATATTTTACGCCGATTCAGGCGGAAGCACAGGGTTGAAGAGATGCGAAACCTCATACCGCTCCATCTGCACGTATTTGACATCCTCTACCTTGATGGAAAAACGCTTATTGACCTGCCATTAAGCGAAAGAAGAGAAATTCTTGAGGGAATTGCTGTTTCGGATGAGGCACCGATCGCAAAACAATATCTCTGTAATGATGCTGGTATGATCGATAGGATATACAACGAAGCACTTCATGCAGGACATGAAGGGATCATGGTCAAGAACCGGGATTCAAGATACACACCCGGTAAGCGCGGGAAGAACTGGCTTAAAATTAAGCCTTTGATGGAAACGCTTGATCTTGTGGTTGTTGGTGGAGAATGGGGAGAGGGAAAACGGGCAAACTTAATTGGATCTTACAGGCTCGCATGTCTTGATCCCGCCCGGGATAGACTCCTTGAGATTGGACGTGTTGGAACAGGACTTACAGATGAGCAACTCATTGAGTTTACAGAGCTATTCTCTGATCTTATCCTGAGTGAGACAGGATCCAGCATTGAGTTTAAGCCAGAAATTGTCTTTGAGGTGGCTTATGAAGAGATACAGAAGAGCACGAAGTATGATTCGGGATATGCACTCAGATTTCCGCGAGTTCTGGGGCTGCGAGAGGATAAATCTGTGGCAGATGCAGACACAATCGAGCGGGTTGAACAATTATACAATAAGAAGGGGTGTTAG
- a CDS encoding 3-isopropylmalate dehydratase, with amino-acid sequence MKDVEVVTIKSIELKNPILIEGLPGVGHVGKLVAEYLIEELEAQKILEIYSPHFPPQVVVNPDGCVRMVKNEIFAYTSDDVELLILIGDHQSNTNEGHYLLTETFIDIAKQYNVKRIYTLGGYGIGQLVENPRVIGAVNDISLVEEMKSYGVEFSENEPGGGIIGVSGLMLAFGAMHGIEAVCLMGVTSGYLVDPRSAQAVLRILREILGIEIDMDALEKRGKEMETIVARLKEMEQMQGETEPGTTIAPEDALDYIR; translated from the coding sequence ATGAAGGATGTTGAAGTTGTAACTATAAAATCTATTGAACTCAAGAACCCTATTCTGATAGAGGGGCTTCCTGGGGTGGGACATGTGGGGAAGCTCGTTGCGGAATACCTGATTGAAGAGCTTGAGGCACAAAAGATACTTGAGATCTACTCACCCCACTTTCCACCACAGGTTGTTGTCAATCCAGATGGCTGTGTGCGGATGGTGAAAAACGAGATATTTGCTTACACCTCGGATGATGTTGAACTCCTGATTCTAATTGGAGATCATCAGAGCAACACAAACGAAGGGCACTATCTCCTGACAGAGACATTTATAGATATAGCCAAGCAATATAATGTGAAGCGGATATACACGCTTGGTGGTTATGGGATAGGTCAGCTTGTAGAGAATCCGCGTGTGATCGGCGCGGTAAATGATATCTCACTTGTAGAAGAGATGAAAAGTTATGGTGTTGAGTTCAGCGAGAATGAGCCAGGGGGCGGAATAATCGGCGTTTCAGGACTAATGCTCGCTTTTGGTGCGATGCATGGTATCGAAGCGGTCTGTCTGATGGGTGTAACGTCTGGTTATCTTGTTGATCCGAGGAGTGCGCAGGCAGTTCTGAGGATACTCAGAGAGATTCTTGGGATTGAGATTGATATGGATGCGCTCGAGAAACGTGGGAAGGAGATGGAGACGATTGTTGCCCGCCTCAAGGAAATGGAACAGATGCAGGGAGAAACTGAGCCAGGGACAACCATCGCACCAGAAGATGCGCTTGACTATATCAGATAG
- a CDS encoding translation initiation factor IF-2 subunit alpha, translated as MQDKSLWPNEGELVVGTVKKVLDFGAFVELDEYSGQEGMIHLSEVASGWIKHIRDYVREGQKVVCKVLRVDPARKHIDLSLKDVNQYQRKAKIQEWKITLRAEKWISFVQNNLKLSDEETQNLRKELIENYGGLYQAFEEIASQDIDDVKLDERYRDEVYRVAQENIKHPKVEISGFLDLTCFREDGVDMIKKALKSALKAKKKDTELNITYVGAPRFRLHVVAGDYKRAEAILKDAAERAIKEIKKLGGKGEFHRHES; from the coding sequence ATGCAGGATAAAAGCCTCTGGCCAAACGAGGGTGAACTCGTTGTGGGAACAGTGAAGAAAGTCCTCGATTTTGGGGCGTTTGTTGAACTTGACGAGTACTCGGGGCAGGAGGGCATGATCCACCTCTCAGAGGTTGCGTCAGGCTGGATAAAGCACATTCGAGATTATGTCCGTGAAGGTCAGAAGGTGGTGTGCAAGGTCCTGAGGGTTGACCCTGCAAGAAAGCACATCGATCTTTCGCTGAAGGATGTCAACCAGTACCAGCGCAAAGCAAAGATTCAGGAGTGGAAGATAACCCTCAGAGCCGAGAAGTGGATCTCATTTGTGCAGAATAACCTGAAACTTTCAGATGAGGAAACTCAGAACCTCAGAAAAGAACTTATAGAAAACTATGGTGGACTGTATCAGGCATTTGAGGAGATCGCCTCTCAGGATATCGATGATGTCAAACTCGATGAGCGGTATCGTGATGAGGTATATCGGGTTGCACAGGAGAATATAAAGCATCCAAAGGTTGAAATCTCAGGATTTCTTGATCTAACTTGTTTTAGAGAAGATGGTGTTGATATGATCAAGAAAGCTTTGAAGAGTGCCTTGAAAGCCAAGAAAAAAGATACTGAGCTCAATATCACGTATGTGGGTGCACCTCGATTCCGTTTACATGTTGTTGCAGGTGATTACAAGCGCGCAGAGGCGATACTTAAAGATGCGGCAGAGCGTGCTATAAAAGAGATCAAAAAGCTTGGAGGAAAAGGAGAATTCCATCGACACGAGAGTTGA
- a CDS encoding 5-amino-6-(5-phosphoribosylamino)uracil reductase produces the protein MSAPRPYVVMVSEVTVDGKLTLKRGASSKIIMSQMDEEADIYLHRERARSDAIMVGCNTIKIDNSYLTVRYIDGKNPIRVIPCSRGDLPLDSNVLKGDAPTIIAVSEAADKARLEQIGEMGVDVWVCGERKVDPVLLLAKLYDHGVKRLMLEGGPTLGWEMIKNRLIDEIKLIHMPFIVGGWDTPSLIGGEGVGDLNKVIHTELERHFLCGSHLITEYRVVYE, from the coding sequence ATGAGTGCCCCGAGACCCTATGTCGTGATGGTTTCAGAGGTCACGGTCGATGGCAAGCTCACGCTGAAACGTGGCGCATCAAGCAAGATCATAATGTCACAGATGGATGAGGAGGCAGATATCTACCTGCACCGTGAGCGTGCCAGATCGGATGCGATCATGGTTGGATGTAACACGATAAAGATCGACAACTCTTACCTGACGGTGCGATACATCGATGGTAAAAATCCGATCAGGGTGATACCATGCAGCAGGGGAGATCTGCCGCTGGACTCGAATGTCCTTAAAGGTGATGCACCAACGATCATCGCGGTCTCAGAGGCTGCAGACAAAGCGCGGCTTGAGCAGATTGGCGAGATGGGTGTGGATGTCTGGGTATGCGGCGAGAGAAAAGTTGATCCTGTGTTACTCCTTGCAAAACTCTATGATCACGGCGTTAAAAGACTCATGCTTGAAGGCGGACCCACACTTGGATGGGAGATGATCAAAAATCGATTGATCGATGAGATAAAACTTATTCACATGCCTTTTATTGTTGGAGGGTGGGATACACCATCTTTAATAGGTGGTGAGGGCGTTGGTGACCTAAATAAGGTAATCCATACAGAACTTGAGCGGCATTTTCTATGCGGATCACATCTTATAACGGAGTACAGGGTTGTGTATGAGTAA
- a CDS encoding archease — MGDEEGFEFLDHISDAKFRAWGRTLEEAFISAGRALFALMVDTGNIERDLEVKLHLEAESPEWLLFEWLSELLYQFEVEELIFTAFDLTIKKEGDLYILDATCYGARYDPAKVAIEHYVKAITLHDLRIVYEEERVSVEVVVDV, encoded by the coding sequence ATGGGTGATGAAGAGGGTTTTGAGTTTCTGGATCACATCTCAGATGCGAAGTTCAGGGCATGGGGCAGGACGCTTGAGGAGGCTTTTATAAGTGCAGGGCGTGCGTTATTTGCACTCATGGTCGATACAGGTAATATTGAGCGAGATCTTGAGGTGAAGCTCCATCTTGAAGCAGAAAGCCCTGAGTGGTTGTTGTTTGAATGGCTGAGTGAACTTCTTTATCAGTTTGAGGTTGAGGAGCTTATTTTCACAGCATTTGATCTCACGATTAAAAAAGAAGGTGATTTATATATCCTTGATGCAACCTGTTATGGCGCACGGTATGACCCAGCCAAAGTTGCGATTGAACACTACGTCAAGGCGATAACACTTCACGATCTTCGCATCGTGTATGAAGAGGAGCGGGTGAGTGTAGAGGTGGTAGTTGATGTGTGA
- a CDS encoding DNA-directed RNA polymerase subunit E' (overlaps another CDS with the same product name) produces MYLKMQLVNTVRVPPEFLGSDLNLVVKELLCESLEGRIDKKLGMIVVVIDLIELGEGKILAGDGGIYYESTFNALVYRPQLQEITKGRVVEIVNFGAFVEIGPMDGLVHVSQISDDFISYDEKNARLVCRESNRALSEGDGVVVRIVAVSLNESDPGESKIGLTMRQPTLGKFEWIEEEKRRSENE; encoded by the coding sequence ATGTATCTGAAGATGCAGCTGGTAAACACAGTTCGGGTACCACCAGAATTTCTTGGATCTGATCTGAATCTTGTGGTAAAAGAGCTTCTCTGCGAGAGTCTTGAGGGTAGAATCGATAAGAAGCTCGGGATGATCGTGGTGGTCATTGACCTCATTGAATTAGGCGAGGGCAAGATACTTGCAGGAGATGGTGGTATCTACTACGAATCTACATTCAATGCACTCGTTTACAGACCGCAACTACAGGAGATCACCAAAGGCAGGGTTGTTGAGATTGTGAACTTTGGTGCATTTGTTGAGATAGGCCCCATGGATGGACTCGTGCATGTGAGTCAGATATCTGATGATTTCATATCCTACGATGAGAAGAACGCAAGACTCGTCTGTCGGGAGAGTAACAGAGCGCTATCCGAAGGGGATGGTGTCGTTGTGCGGATCGTTGCGGTGAGTCTGAATGAGTCCGATCCTGGCGAGAGTAAGATCGGGCTTACAATGCGGCAGCCGACTCTTGGGAAATTTGAATGGATAGAAGAAGAGAAACGGAGAAGTGAAAATGAGTGA
- a CDS encoding DNA methylase N-4/N-6 domain protein, with protein MKGITAERVDDLTGFWSSGEEELEEEELILFDNVQFIYELALAQLELRSLGVEFEVTNGLREFKLLKEVDAEILKRKLAYFREIKGEYTDYFHITQKNRTRSVNQYLTHWIYPYKGKFHPQMIRALLNIIGLKKGDTVLDPFIGSGTTALEAQLLGINAVGIDISPLCVLQSRVKTESIEVLPLINEWKDEIQKRVNVNLFNLEKKSLNSEINKIPDEKVRNFYRMAKLVAVSDVARRKKEFSKAFRKNLELMVASAGDYVDVTEKLKLDLGSVDIRIGDTRALPLNDESIDGIVTSPPYSIALDYVTNDAHALKEMGLDPSEIREEFVGVRGKGEKKIELYNEDMKKSLEEMYRVLKRGRYAAIVIGDATYQGKKIETVKFVIDYAENIGFKLLKNIDKIIFGLYNVMQKENILIFVKGDLDLAEDKKYRCRGARAPKTCR; from the coding sequence ATGAAGGGGATTACGGCAGAGCGGGTGGATGATCTTACGGGTTTCTGGTCATCTGGCGAAGAAGAACTTGAGGAAGAAGAGTTGATACTATTTGATAATGTCCAGTTCATATACGAGCTGGCGCTGGCACAGCTTGAGCTTAGATCGTTGGGTGTAGAATTTGAGGTCACCAATGGATTAAGAGAGTTCAAACTCCTAAAAGAGGTGGATGCAGAGATTTTAAAGCGTAAACTGGCATATTTCAGGGAAATTAAAGGTGAATACACAGATTATTTTCACATCACTCAAAAAAACAGGACACGTTCTGTGAATCAATATTTAACTCACTGGATCTATCCTTACAAGGGTAAATTCCACCCGCAGATGATAAGAGCACTCCTGAACATCATCGGGCTTAAGAAAGGTGACACAGTTCTTGATCCATTCATTGGAAGCGGAACAACCGCGCTTGAGGCGCAGCTACTCGGTATTAACGCTGTAGGAATCGATATTTCACCTCTCTGTGTGCTTCAGAGCAGGGTTAAAACAGAATCTATTGAAGTTCTGCCACTGATCAATGAATGGAAAGACGAGATTCAGAAAAGAGTGAATGTAAACCTCTTCAATCTTGAAAAAAAATCCCTGAACAGTGAGATAAATAAAATCCCTGATGAAAAGGTGAGAAACTTCTATAGAATGGCAAAACTGGTTGCGGTAAGTGATGTGGCAAGGCGGAAGAAGGAGTTTTCAAAGGCATTCAGGAAGAATCTTGAGCTTATGGTCGCATCTGCTGGAGATTATGTGGATGTTACTGAAAAACTGAAGCTCGATCTGGGATCTGTTGATATAAGAATCGGCGATACGCGAGCATTACCCTTGAATGATGAAAGTATTGATGGGATTGTGACATCGCCTCCTTACTCCATCGCGCTGGATTATGTCACCAATGATGCTCACGCCCTGAAAGAGATGGGGCTCGATCCATCAGAGATAAGAGAGGAGTTTGTTGGGGTAAGAGGGAAGGGAGAGAAAAAGATCGAACTATACAACGAGGATATGAAGAAGAGTTTGGAAGAGATGTACCGTGTCTTGAAGAGGGGTAGATATGCTGCCATTGTCATCGGGGATGCCACATATCAGGGAAAGAAAATTGAGACCGTTAAGTTCGTGATCGATTACGCCGAGAACATCGGGTTCAAGCTTCTTAAAAACATCGATAAGATCATCTTCGGGCTTTACAATGTGATGCAGAAGGAGAATATATTGATTTTTGTCAAAGGGGATCTGGATCTGGCGGAAGACAAGAAATATCGTTGCAGGGGCGCGAGGGCGCCAAAAACATGTAGGTAA
- a CDS encoding Ribosomal protein S27e, whose protein sequence is MELNDLVKKPRSRFLRVKCNDCSNEQVVFGSASTRVECSVCGRLIVEPTGGKANIKTQILEVLE, encoded by the coding sequence ATGGAGTTGAATGATTTAGTGAAAAAGCCAAGAAGCAGATTTCTGCGGGTCAAATGCAACGATTGCAGCAATGAACAGGTCGTTTTTGGCAGCGCCTCTACAAGAGTGGAGTGTAGCGTATGTGGACGGTTAATCGTTGAACCAACTGGCGGAAAGGCGAATATCAAGACGCAGATACTTGAGGTTCTTGAATAA